Proteins from a genomic interval of Sinobacterium norvegicum:
- a CDS encoding SDR family NAD(P)-dependent oxidoreductase, producing MDLQLSGKTALVTGSNRGTGQAIASALAAEGARVVFHSNQPGDSATAAAEVANSEAVWGDLATAQGPAQVLQQLDDSVGSIDILVNNYGTAGRGSWQQSSPDDWIDMYQKNVLSAMSLIQGVSGAMKQKGWGRIIQLGTIGSHQPNSIMPHYYAAKGALATMSVSLTKELSCSGITVNTVSPGYIRTTELEAAFRQKAKKQGWGESWPEIEAAIVEHEFPNPCGRIAERQEVADLVAFLCSQRAGFINGQNIRIDGGAVAYV from the coding sequence ATGGACCTACAACTCAGTGGCAAAACCGCTCTGGTCACCGGCAGCAATCGCGGCACCGGACAAGCCATTGCCAGTGCTTTAGCCGCAGAAGGTGCCCGTGTGGTCTTTCACAGCAACCAGCCCGGCGATAGTGCCACCGCTGCCGCCGAAGTCGCCAACAGCGAGGCTGTCTGGGGTGACCTGGCAACGGCGCAAGGGCCGGCACAGGTATTACAGCAGCTCGATGACAGTGTCGGCAGCATCGATATACTGGTCAATAACTATGGCACCGCCGGCCGCGGCAGCTGGCAACAATCCAGCCCTGATGACTGGATCGATATGTACCAGAAGAATGTACTCTCGGCGATGTCGCTGATTCAGGGGGTCAGCGGCGCGATGAAACAAAAAGGCTGGGGCAGAATCATTCAGCTGGGTACTATCGGCAGTCACCAGCCCAATAGCATTATGCCGCATTACTATGCCGCCAAGGGCGCACTGGCAACGATGAGCGTCAGCCTAACAAAAGAACTTAGCTGTAGCGGCATCACCGTCAATACCGTCTCACCTGGCTATATCAGAACAACCGAACTCGAGGCGGCGTTTCGTCAAAAAGCAAAAAAGCAAGGCTGGGGAGAAAGCTGGCCAGAGATAGAAGCCGCCATTGTAGAACATGAATTCCCAAACCCCTGCGGGCGCATAGCCGAGCGGCAAGAGGTCGCCGACTTAGTGGCTTTTTTATGCAGCCAACGGGCTGGTTTTATCAATGGTCAAAACATTCGTATCGACGGCGGTGCCGTGGCCTATGTCTAA
- a CDS encoding PQQ-dependent dehydrogenase, methanol/ethanol family gives MKKILLLALYYCFCSSVYGQTMTETLINPGDEWPGYGRDYAEQRFSPQTQIDRDNVDHLGLAWSFTFPTHRVMESTPLMHDGKLFVTTPWSHVFALDARSGKSLWHFNPEVDKSHLINSCCGPANRGAALWQDGDNGYVFVGSFDGRLIALNADSGEVLWSVQTVPENKHYTITGAPRVIDGKVIIGNGGAELGVRGYITAYDAVSGEQLWRFYTVPGDPAKPQESQALEDAVASWTGEWWKFGGGGTVWDAMAYDPALNLLYIGTGNGSPWNRNIRSPGGGDNLYLNSIVAINPDNGDYVWHYQVTPKDNWDYTATQHLMLAELDLNNDGSTTPVIMQAPKNGFFYVLDRRDGTLLSAEAYAHINWASHIDMVTGKPVENPIADYNETGGSLLWPAPFGAHNWQPMAFNPSAGLVYIPEQRVPGHYTPDDKFSFTQHRWNTGVDLWGMRFNPNPLIAKATNDAILRGYLSAWDPVTQRKVWQVEHPKVSNGGVLATAGQLVFQGTGEGGFYAYDASNGERLWGYQTDSAVLAGPITYSLDGEQYIAVTQGSGGSLMLAVSDQGRAYPKKSYQNPNRLLVFKLQEQKAPAPVAIAPLTNEDLMPPTAPAWEASEAQILEGEKLYERNCATCHGIAAIGGNIIPDLRYMDEVTHREFQAIALAGLRQHKGMVGFYQTLQPTEVDLIHGYLIERNHQLVEELKPMTFWQQCYYWIWYGLAKLGEAFPWLANATYDFNMTQ, from the coding sequence GTGAAAAAAATACTATTGCTCGCTCTGTACTACTGTTTTTGCTCTTCTGTCTATGGCCAGACCATGACCGAGACTCTGATCAACCCCGGCGATGAGTGGCCCGGCTACGGCAGAGACTACGCCGAGCAACGCTTCAGTCCGCAGACTCAAATCGACCGCGACAACGTCGACCATCTTGGCCTCGCCTGGTCGTTTACCTTTCCCACCCACCGGGTAATGGAATCGACGCCGCTGATGCACGACGGCAAACTGTTCGTCACCACGCCCTGGAGCCATGTCTTTGCTCTCGATGCACGCAGCGGTAAATCGCTTTGGCACTTCAACCCCGAGGTCGATAAGTCGCACCTGATCAACAGCTGTTGCGGCCCAGCCAACCGCGGCGCCGCACTGTGGCAGGATGGCGACAATGGCTATGTCTTTGTCGGCAGCTTCGATGGCCGCTTAATCGCCCTCAATGCCGACAGCGGCGAGGTGCTGTGGTCGGTACAAACCGTGCCGGAAAACAAACACTACACCATTACCGGCGCCCCCCGCGTCATCGATGGCAAGGTCATCATCGGTAACGGCGGCGCCGAGCTTGGCGTACGCGGTTATATCACCGCCTATGACGCCGTCAGTGGCGAGCAGCTGTGGCGCTTTTACACCGTCCCCGGCGACCCGGCCAAGCCACAGGAGAGTCAGGCGCTAGAGGATGCCGTGGCCAGCTGGACCGGCGAGTGGTGGAAGTTCGGTGGCGGCGGCACAGTCTGGGATGCCATGGCCTACGACCCAGCGCTCAACCTGCTCTACATCGGCACCGGTAATGGTTCGCCGTGGAACCGTAATATTCGCAGCCCCGGCGGCGGCGACAACCTCTACCTCAACTCGATCGTCGCCATCAACCCCGACAACGGTGACTATGTCTGGCACTATCAAGTCACCCCCAAGGACAACTGGGACTACACCGCCACCCAACATTTAATGCTGGCCGAACTCGACCTCAACAACGATGGCAGCACCACGCCAGTGATTATGCAGGCGCCGAAAAACGGCTTCTTCTATGTGCTCGACCGCCGCGACGGCACGCTGCTGTCAGCCGAGGCCTATGCCCATATTAACTGGGCCAGCCATATCGATATGGTCACCGGCAAGCCGGTGGAAAACCCCATCGCCGACTACAACGAAACCGGCGGCAGCCTGTTGTGGCCTGCGCCCTTCGGTGCCCACAACTGGCAGCCAATGGCCTTCAATCCCAGCGCCGGTCTGGTCTATATTCCCGAGCAGCGAGTGCCCGGCCATTACACCCCCGATGACAAATTCAGCTTTACCCAGCACCGCTGGAATACCGGCGTCGACCTTTGGGGCATGCGCTTCAACCCCAACCCACTGATTGCCAAGGCCACCAACGATGCGATTCTTCGCGGCTATCTCAGCGCCTGGGACCCGGTCACGCAGCGCAAGGTCTGGCAGGTCGAGCACCCCAAGGTCTCTAACGGTGGCGTCTTGGCCACCGCCGGTCAGTTAGTATTCCAAGGCACTGGTGAAGGCGGCTTCTATGCCTATGATGCCAGCAACGGCGAGCGCTTATGGGGCTATCAAACTGACAGCGCCGTACTCGCCGGGCCGATCACTTATTCGCTCGATGGCGAGCAATATATAGCCGTCACTCAGGGCTCCGGTGGCAGCCTGATGCTGGCCGTCAGCGACCAGGGCAGAGCCTACCCGAAGAAGAGCTATCAAAACCCTAATCGCCTACTGGTGTTTAAGTTACAGGAGCAGAAAGCACCTGCCCCGGTTGCCATCGCGCCGTTGACCAACGAGGACTTGATGCCACCGACAGCGCCAGCCTGGGAGGCCAGCGAGGCGCAAATACTCGAGGGCGAGAAACTCTATGAGCGCAACTGCGCCACCTGTCACGGCATCGCCGCCATCGGTGGCAACATCATTCCCGATCTGCGCTATATGGATGAGGTCACCCACCGTGAGTTCCAGGCCATCGCCTTGGCAGGCCTGCGTCAACACAAGGGCATGGTCGGTTTCTACCAGACCCTGCAGCCAACAGAGGTCGATCTTATCCACGGCTATCTGATCGAGCGCAATCATCAGCTGGTTGAGGAACTCAAACCGATGACGTTTTGGCAGCAGTGCTATTACTGGATTTGGTATGGCTTGGCCAAACTCGGCGAAGCCTTCCCCTGGCTGGCCAATGCCACCTACGATTTCAATATGACGCAATAA
- a CDS encoding NUDIX domain-containing protein — MNYCPQCAQALGDVLIDGEIRKGCSEPGCGYVLWNNPTPVVAMIVEVEGGVVLAHNAAWKHNFYSIITGFLECREDPKECAQRETEEELGLTVRSSTLVGVYPFAQQNQVIIAYHVEAEGEITLNHELDDYKIIPKDKLKGWDMGTGLAINDWLASQ; from the coding sequence ATGAATTATTGCCCCCAGTGCGCCCAGGCGTTAGGCGATGTATTGATTGACGGCGAGATCCGCAAGGGTTGTTCAGAGCCGGGTTGTGGCTATGTGCTGTGGAATAATCCGACGCCGGTGGTGGCGATGATAGTCGAGGTCGAAGGCGGTGTGGTGTTGGCGCATAATGCGGCCTGGAAACATAATTTTTATTCGATTATCACCGGCTTTTTAGAATGCCGTGAAGACCCGAAAGAATGCGCCCAGCGAGAGACTGAGGAAGAGCTCGGCCTGACAGTCAGGTCATCGACACTGGTCGGGGTTTATCCGTTTGCCCAGCAGAATCAGGTGATTATTGCCTACCATGTTGAGGCCGAGGGCGAGATCACCCTCAACCATGAGTTGGACGACTATAAAATTATTCCCAAGGACAAGCTTAAGGGCTGGGATATGGGGACTGGCCTGGCCATTAACGATTGGTTGGCCAGCCAGTAA
- a CDS encoding cation:proton antiporter, which translates to MNEIYTPLATLAAFIFCYSLIAKRVDRSVVSGPMIFTAAGFLFGSWGLGLFGGSATSQDLRLLADMTLALVLFSDAANANLSVLKKQLQIPSRMLFIGLPMVILLGFITAAWLFEQLSLFEAAILATMLAATDAALGKAVVTNPAVPARIREGLNAESGFNDGLCVPILLLLIALEINSAGGEQQDIDALLLVAEELGIGLAVGLSLAFLAAQLLRLSAARDWLSPIWLQATVAALAVSCFTIAQNNHGSGYIAAFSGGMLFGYLAKDKTHQLLLATEGAAEVLALMTWVLFGAAVIGSSIALFSWQVPVYALLSLTVIRMIPVYLSFSGSDVSPASRLFMGWFGPRGLASLVFVIIAIDAGLANGQLIAIIVTCTVVFSLVLHGITARPMISWLSKKEP; encoded by the coding sequence ATGAACGAGATCTATACACCGCTGGCGACGCTGGCCGCTTTTATTTTTTGCTATAGCTTAATCGCCAAGCGGGTCGACCGTTCGGTGGTCTCTGGGCCGATGATTTTTACCGCCGCAGGCTTCCTCTTTGGCAGCTGGGGCCTGGGGCTGTTTGGCGGCTCGGCCACCAGCCAAGATCTGCGCCTGCTGGCGGACATGACTCTGGCACTGGTGCTGTTTAGTGATGCCGCCAATGCTAATTTGTCGGTATTAAAAAAGCAGTTACAGATTCCCTCAAGAATGCTTTTCATCGGTTTGCCGATGGTGATCTTACTCGGCTTTATAACCGCAGCCTGGTTATTTGAGCAGCTGTCGCTGTTTGAGGCGGCGATACTGGCCACCATGCTGGCCGCCACCGATGCCGCCCTTGGCAAGGCGGTGGTCACCAACCCTGCGGTGCCCGCACGCATCCGTGAGGGGCTTAACGCCGAGAGCGGTTTTAACGACGGACTCTGTGTCCCCATTTTGTTGCTGCTGATTGCGCTGGAAATCAATAGTGCTGGCGGTGAGCAGCAAGACATTGATGCCCTGTTATTAGTCGCCGAGGAGTTAGGCATAGGCCTGGCGGTGGGTTTAAGCCTGGCATTTCTTGCCGCCCAACTGCTGCGATTGAGCGCCGCCCGCGATTGGCTGTCGCCGATATGGCTGCAGGCAACCGTTGCCGCACTGGCGGTCAGCTGCTTTACCATCGCACAGAACAATCACGGCAGCGGCTATATCGCCGCGTTTTCCGGCGGCATGCTGTTTGGCTACTTAGCCAAGGATAAAACCCACCAGCTGCTGCTGGCAACCGAGGGCGCGGCCGAGGTATTGGCGTTAATGACCTGGGTATTATTTGGCGCCGCCGTCATTGGCAGCAGCATCGCCCTATTCAGTTGGCAGGTGCCGGTCTACGCCCTGCTTAGCTTAACCGTTATACGGATGATTCCCGTTTATCTCTCGTTCAGCGGCAGCGATGTCAGCCCCGCCTCGCGCCTGTTTATGGGCTGGTTTGGCCCCCGCGGCTTGGCCAGCTTGGTGTTTGTCATCATCGCCATCGACGCCGGTTTAGCCAATGGCCAGCTGATTGCCATTATCGTCACCTGTACTGTTGTCTTTAGCCTCGTTTTACACGGCATCACAGCCCGGCCGATGATTAGCTGGCTAAGTAAAAAAGAACCATAG